One segment of Herbaspirillum hiltneri N3 DNA contains the following:
- a CDS encoding SDR family NAD(P)-dependent oxidoreductase: MQDLAGKVVFISGASTGIGASAARAFGAKGAHVVVHYNKSADEAEAVAADIRKGGSKAITIGADVRDSKAIDKAIASAVEQLGRIDVLINNAGSLVKREALEKISDDLFDEVVQINARSVVAFTRAVIPVMRKQGGGNIINVTSVAARHGGGPGALIYAASKGFVSTITRGMAKELQPDNIRVNAVAPGVIMTPFQERFTTPEQLESFRKTIPMGRIGDPAECDGAFLYLASDELSGYVTGQIIDVNGGQYMP; the protein is encoded by the coding sequence ATGCAAGATCTAGCAGGTAAGGTCGTCTTCATCAGCGGCGCCAGCACCGGTATCGGCGCTTCAGCCGCGCGCGCCTTTGGCGCCAAGGGTGCCCACGTCGTGGTCCATTACAACAAGTCGGCAGACGAGGCCGAAGCCGTCGCCGCCGACATCCGCAAGGGCGGCAGCAAGGCCATCACCATCGGCGCCGACGTGCGCGACAGCAAGGCCATCGACAAGGCCATTGCCAGCGCAGTCGAACAGCTCGGCCGCATTGACGTGCTGATCAACAACGCCGGCAGCCTGGTCAAGCGCGAAGCGCTGGAAAAGATCAGCGACGACCTGTTCGACGAAGTCGTGCAGATCAATGCACGTTCGGTGGTGGCGTTCACGCGCGCCGTGATCCCGGTCATGCGCAAGCAGGGTGGCGGCAACATCATCAACGTCACCTCGGTGGCGGCACGCCATGGCGGCGGCCCCGGCGCGCTGATTTATGCAGCGTCGAAAGGCTTCGTCAGCACCATCACGCGCGGCATGGCGAAGGAGCTGCAGCCGGACAATATCCGCGTCAACGCAGTCGCGCCGGGCGTGATCATGACGCCGTTCCAGGAACGCTTCACCACCCCGGAGCAGCTGGAATCCTTCCGCAAAACCATCCCGATGGGCCGCATCGGCGACCCGGCGGAATGCGACGGCGCCTTCCTGTACCTGGCTTCGGATGAATTGTCGGGGTATGTGACGGGGCAGATCATTGATGTGAATGGCGGGCAGTACATGCCGTGA
- a CDS encoding sensor histidine kinase yields the protein MRSSSDATLLRDKLTLLLDSTGEGIYGIDLDGRCTFINRAGAEMLGYPIGQVLGKNMHELVHHSHEHGAHYPEEECPILKAFRKGESCRVDQEVFWRADGTHFATEYSSYQIIDGGQVRGAVITFSDISKRRLAEEQLQRAKAELEQRVAERTRELSAALVQVRELSAHAHSVREDERTRIAREIHDELGSLLVALKLDVNWMAGRVADREPVARKCASMNRLIEAAVDNVGRIITDLRPSILDHQGLIAALEWQVQEFSEATELPCDVDFDISAQAFAPQGTLATAAFRIFQEMLSNVAQHSQATQARITVRLTPDALLMEVEDNGVGVPPAALANPKSYGVMGMRERALHFAGALDIENAVDGAAGAAGAPESGNPGTRVRLVLPLRNDVHA from the coding sequence ATGCGCAGTTCCAGCGACGCGACGCTGTTGCGCGACAAGCTGACGCTCCTTCTCGACTCCACCGGCGAAGGCATCTACGGCATCGACCTCGACGGCCGCTGCACCTTCATCAATCGTGCCGGCGCCGAGATGCTCGGGTATCCGATCGGACAGGTGCTGGGCAAGAACATGCATGAGCTGGTGCACCATAGTCATGAACACGGCGCACACTATCCGGAAGAAGAGTGTCCGATCCTGAAGGCTTTCCGCAAGGGGGAGTCGTGCCGGGTTGATCAGGAAGTATTCTGGCGCGCCGACGGTACGCACTTCGCCACTGAATACTCTTCCTATCAGATCATCGACGGCGGCCAGGTGCGCGGGGCGGTGATTACCTTCAGCGACATTTCCAAGCGGCGTCTGGCCGAAGAGCAGTTGCAGCGCGCCAAGGCGGAGCTGGAGCAGCGCGTGGCCGAGCGCACGCGCGAGCTGTCAGCTGCCCTGGTGCAGGTGCGCGAGCTGTCGGCGCATGCGCATTCGGTGCGCGAGGATGAGCGCACGCGCATCGCGCGCGAGATCCACGACGAGCTCGGCAGTCTGCTGGTGGCGCTCAAGCTGGACGTGAACTGGATGGCCGGCCGGGTCGCCGACCGCGAGCCGGTGGCGCGCAAGTGCGCCAGCATGAACCGGCTGATCGAGGCGGCAGTGGACAACGTCGGGCGCATCATCACCGATCTGCGGCCGAGCATTCTCGATCACCAGGGGCTGATCGCGGCGCTGGAGTGGCAGGTGCAGGAATTTTCCGAGGCGACCGAGTTGCCGTGCGACGTCGACTTCGACATCTCCGCGCAGGCGTTTGCGCCGCAAGGCACGTTGGCGACGGCGGCGTTTCGTATCTTCCAGGAAATGCTGAGCAACGTGGCACAGCATTCGCAAGCAACGCAGGCGAGGATCACCGTGCGCCTGACGCCGGATGCGTTGCTGATGGAAGTGGAAGACAACGGCGTCGGCGTGCCGCCGGCGGCGCTGGCCAATCCGAAGTCCTACGGCGTGATGGGCATGCGTGAACGGGCGCTGCACTTTGCTGGCGCATTGGATATCGAAAACGCCGTTGATGGTGCAGCGGGGGCGGCCGGCGCACCGGAAAGCGGCAACCCGGGCACGCGCGTGCGCCTGGTCTTGCCGCTGAGGAACGACGTTCACGCATGA
- a CDS encoding response regulator: protein MIRILLCDDHRIVREGLKQILADTPDIEVAAECADGPEVLRKARVEAIDLVLLDIAIPLQDGLDVLRQLKQEMPRLPVLMLSTYPEKQYAARCYRLGAAGYLNKSADTEQLVAAIRKAADGGVYVSPHMAETLAAELSAYSASTQRAAHETLSHREYQVFQLIAAGRSVKEIADQLTLSPNTVSTYRSRILEKTGASNDVGIAMYAVRHQLLPA from the coding sequence ATGATCCGTATCCTGCTCTGCGACGACCACCGCATCGTGCGCGAAGGCCTCAAGCAGATCCTCGCCGACACGCCCGACATCGAGGTGGCGGCAGAGTGCGCCGACGGACCGGAGGTGCTGCGCAAGGCGCGCGTGGAGGCGATCGACCTGGTCTTGCTGGACATCGCCATCCCGCTGCAGGACGGCCTCGACGTGCTGCGCCAGCTCAAGCAGGAGATGCCGCGCCTGCCGGTGCTGATGCTGTCGACTTATCCCGAGAAACAATATGCCGCGCGCTGCTATCGTCTCGGCGCGGCAGGTTACCTGAACAAGAGCGCCGACACCGAACAGCTGGTGGCCGCGATCCGCAAGGCAGCCGACGGCGGCGTGTACGTCAGTCCGCACATGGCGGAGACGCTGGCGGCCGAACTCAGCGCCTATTCCGCCAGCACCCAGCGCGCCGCACACGAGACGCTGTCGCATCGCGAATACCAGGTGTTCCAGCTGATCGCCGCCGGGCGCAGCGTCAAGGAAATCGCCGACCAGCTCACCCTGAGCCCCAACACGGTCAGCACCTACCGTAGCCGCATTTTGGAGAAGACCGGCGCCAGCAACGACGTCGGCATCGCCATGTACGCCGTGCGGCATCAATTGCTTCCCGCATGA
- a CDS encoding CmpA/NrtA family ABC transporter substrate-binding protein, translating into MPKEIDSTIFHTYDAGRAGNTCSCGKHASQTAHDDAQQRKADAQAQMRSQDAEQLSNDVVEESVMRALFPQAEQRRDFLRAVGINTARAAIASMFPLGALQAMAQEKNGAIEKKDLKIGFIAITCAAPLIMADPLGFYRKQGLNVSLNKTAGWALIRDKMINKEHDASHFLSPMPLAMSMGVGSNPVQMRVATIQNINGQAITLHVKHKDKRDPRQWKGFKFAVPFEYSMHNFLLRYYLAEHGLDPDRDVQIRVTPPPEMVANLRAGNIDGFLGPDPFNQRAVYDEVGFIHILSKEIWDGHPCCAFGMSEDFVKQNPNTFAALFRAVLTAAAMARDPANRSLVAKVISPAAYLNQPETVVEQVLTGRFADGLGNVKNVPGRADFDPVPWDSMAVWILSQMKRWGYVKGEVDYKGIAERVLLLTDAKKYMKELGQPVPDGAYRKYKIMGKEFDPAKADAYVNSFPIKRTT; encoded by the coding sequence ATGCCAAAAGAAATCGACAGCACCATCTTCCACACCTACGACGCCGGGCGCGCAGGCAATACCTGCTCCTGCGGCAAGCACGCCAGCCAGACGGCGCACGACGACGCGCAGCAGCGCAAGGCAGATGCACAGGCGCAGATGCGTTCTCAGGATGCCGAGCAACTGAGCAACGACGTGGTGGAAGAATCGGTGATGCGCGCGTTGTTCCCGCAGGCGGAGCAACGGCGCGATTTCCTGCGGGCGGTCGGCATCAATACCGCGCGTGCCGCGATCGCCAGCATGTTCCCGCTGGGCGCCTTGCAGGCGATGGCGCAAGAGAAGAACGGTGCGATTGAAAAGAAGGACCTCAAGATCGGCTTCATCGCCATCACCTGCGCGGCGCCGCTGATCATGGCCGATCCGCTCGGCTTCTATCGCAAGCAGGGCCTGAACGTGTCGCTCAACAAGACCGCCGGCTGGGCGCTGATCCGCGACAAGATGATCAACAAGGAGCACGACGCCTCGCACTTCCTGTCGCCGATGCCGCTGGCGATGTCGATGGGCGTGGGCAGCAATCCGGTGCAGATGCGCGTTGCCACCATCCAGAACATCAACGGCCAGGCCATCACGCTCCATGTGAAGCACAAGGACAAGCGCGATCCCAGGCAATGGAAGGGTTTCAAATTCGCGGTGCCGTTCGAGTATTCGATGCACAATTTCCTGCTGCGCTATTACCTCGCCGAGCACGGTCTCGATCCGGACCGCGATGTCCAGATCCGCGTCACGCCGCCGCCCGAAATGGTGGCCAACCTGCGCGCCGGCAATATCGACGGCTTCCTCGGACCCGATCCGTTCAACCAGCGCGCGGTGTATGACGAAGTCGGCTTCATCCACATCCTGTCGAAGGAAATCTGGGATGGCCATCCGTGCTGCGCCTTCGGCATGTCGGAAGATTTCGTCAAGCAGAATCCCAACACCTTCGCGGCCCTGTTCCGCGCCGTGCTGACCGCCGCTGCGATGGCGCGCGATCCGGCCAACCGCTCGCTGGTGGCCAAGGTGATTTCTCCGGCGGCGTATCTGAATCAGCCCGAGACCGTGGTCGAGCAGGTGTTGACCGGCCGCTTTGCCGATGGTCTCGGCAACGTCAAGAACGTGCCGGGCCGGGCCGACTTCGATCCGGTGCCGTGGGATTCGATGGCGGTGTGGATCCTGAGCCAGATGAAGCGCTGGGGCTATGTGAAAGGAGAGGTCGATTACAAGGGCATCGCCGAGCGCGTGCTGTTGCTGACCGACGCCAAGAAATACATGAAGGAACTCGGCCAGCCGGTGCCGGACGGCGCATACCGCAAGTACAAGATCATGGGCAAGGAATTCGATCCGGCCAAGGCTGACGCCTACGTCAACAGCTTTCCCATCAAGAGGACCACCTGA
- the ntrB gene encoding nitrate ABC transporter permease, translated as MKPASQLGWRAALISLVIFACLLLVWHLATAPKESARLDAGSAASSSAEDEYAKLMGKSSSSPVKASGFPGLAQMGATMRKELANPFYDNGPNDKGIGIQLGYSLARVGVGFAIAALVAIPLGFLLGMSPLMQRALNPFIQILKPISPLAWMPLALYTIKDSSISGIFVIFICSVWPMLMNTAFGVASVRRDWLNVAKTLEVTPLRKAFLVILPAAAPTILTGMRISMGIAWLVIVAAEMLVGGTGIGYFVWNEWNNLSLTSVIFAILVIGVTGMVLDLFFARLQKLVTYTE; from the coding sequence ATGAAGCCGGCTTCGCAACTGGGTTGGCGCGCTGCGCTGATCTCGCTGGTAATCTTCGCTTGCCTGCTGCTGGTGTGGCATCTGGCGACGGCGCCGAAGGAGAGTGCGCGTCTCGACGCAGGCTCGGCTGCGTCTTCTTCGGCTGAAGACGAATATGCCAAGCTGATGGGCAAGAGCAGCAGTTCACCCGTCAAGGCCAGCGGGTTTCCCGGGCTGGCGCAGATGGGGGCAACCATGCGCAAGGAGCTGGCTAATCCGTTCTACGACAACGGTCCCAATGACAAGGGCATCGGTATCCAGCTTGGCTACTCGCTGGCGCGGGTCGGGGTGGGGTTTGCGATTGCGGCGCTGGTGGCGATTCCGCTGGGTTTCTTGCTCGGCATGTCGCCGCTGATGCAAAGGGCCTTGAACCCCTTCATCCAGATCCTCAAGCCGATCTCGCCGCTGGCGTGGATGCCGCTGGCCTTGTACACGATCAAGGATTCGTCGATCTCGGGGATCTTCGTGATCTTCATCTGCTCGGTGTGGCCGATGCTGATGAACACCGCGTTCGGCGTGGCGTCGGTACGGCGCGACTGGCTCAACGTCGCCAAGACGCTGGAAGTCACGCCGCTGCGCAAGGCTTTCCTGGTGATCCTGCCGGCGGCGGCGCCGACCATCCTGACCGGCATGCGCATTTCCATGGGGATTGCATGGCTGGTGATCGTGGCGGCCGAAATGCTGGTCGGCGGCACCGGCATCGGCTATTTCGTCTGGAATGAATGGAACAACCTGTCGCTGACCAGCGTGATCTTCGCGATCCTGGTGATCGGCGTGACGGGCATGGTGCTGGACCTGTTTTTTGCGCGGCTGCAAAAACTGGTGACTTACACGGAATAG
- a CDS encoding ABC transporter ATP-binding protein: MEKAFLTVENLSKRYTDDGLPVFDQVSFGIDKGEFVCIIGHSGCGKTTILNVLAGLEAPSGGVVIMDQREVRGPSLDRGVVFQSHALMPWFSVLGNVVFAVRSRWPDWPRAKAEEHARRFIEMVGLKGAEHKKPSELSGGMKQRVGIARAFSIEPKMLLMDEPFGALDALTRGVVQDELLKICSATRQTVFMITHDVDEAILLADKIFLMSNGPRARIAEVVVNTMPKTRTRESMHHDPQFYRIRNHLVDFLVHRSRRIQEAGAEDVVTRVVMPGLEQGAPDALADFPQAAA, translated from the coding sequence ATGGAAAAAGCATTTCTCACCGTCGAGAACCTCAGCAAGCGCTACACCGATGATGGTCTGCCGGTGTTCGACCAGGTCTCGTTCGGCATCGACAAGGGCGAGTTCGTCTGCATCATCGGCCATTCAGGCTGCGGCAAGACCACCATCCTGAATGTGCTGGCCGGCCTGGAAGCGCCGTCGGGCGGCGTGGTGATCATGGATCAGCGCGAGGTCAGAGGCCCGAGCCTGGACCGCGGCGTGGTGTTTCAGAGTCATGCGCTGATGCCGTGGTTCAGCGTGCTGGGCAACGTCGTGTTCGCGGTGCGTTCGCGCTGGCCGGACTGGCCGCGCGCCAAGGCCGAGGAGCATGCGCGCCGCTTCATCGAGATGGTCGGTCTCAAGGGGGCGGAGCACAAAAAGCCGTCCGAGCTGTCGGGCGGCATGAAGCAGCGCGTCGGTATTGCGCGGGCATTTTCCATCGAGCCCAAGATGCTGCTGATGGATGAGCCATTCGGTGCGCTCGATGCGTTGACGCGCGGAGTGGTGCAGGACGAGCTGCTGAAGATCTGCAGCGCCACGCGCCAGACCGTGTTCATGATCACGCACGACGTCGACGAGGCGATCCTGCTGGCCGACAAGATTTTCCTGATGTCCAACGGCCCGCGGGCGCGCATCGCGGAAGTGGTGGTCAACACCATGCCCAAGACGCGCACGCGCGAAAGCATGCACCACGATCCGCAGTTCTATCGCATCCGCAACCATCTGGTGGATTTCCTGGTGCATCGTTCGCGCCGCATACAGGAAGCCGGTGCGGAAGATGTCGTGACGCGCGTCGTGATGCCCGGGCTGGAGCAGGGCGCACCGGATGCGCTGGCCGATTTCCCGCAAGCAGCAGCTTGA
- the cynS gene encoding cyanase translates to MDRNLVTQKIIQAKVRNKMTWSAIAESIGQSKEWTTAAMLGQMTLTARQAAVTQELFGLSDEETLWLQIVPYKGSLPTPVPTDPLIYRWYEIVSVYGSTIKELIHEEFGDGIMSAIDFKMDIQRQADPAGDRVNVVLSGKFLPYKTY, encoded by the coding sequence ATGGACCGCAATCTCGTTACCCAAAAAATCATCCAAGCCAAGGTCAGGAACAAGATGACCTGGTCCGCCATCGCCGAAAGCATCGGCCAGAGCAAGGAATGGACGACCGCCGCCATGCTCGGCCAGATGACCCTGACCGCCAGGCAGGCGGCCGTCACGCAGGAGCTGTTCGGCCTGAGCGACGAAGAAACCCTGTGGCTGCAGATCGTGCCGTACAAGGGCTCGCTGCCGACGCCGGTGCCGACCGATCCGCTGATCTACCGCTGGTACGAAATCGTCAGCGTCTACGGTTCGACCATCAAGGAGCTGATCCACGAAGAGTTCGGCGACGGCATCATGAGCGCGATCGACTTCAAGATGGATATCCAGCGCCAGGCCGATCCGGCCGGCGATCGCGTGAATGTGGTGCTGAGCGGAAAGTTCCTGCCTTACAAAACGTATTAA
- a CDS encoding TAXI family TRAP transporter solute-binding subunit, translating into MEKTTAPHKHSVSAMKARFVAISWRDLAVSFGPMVLLIVVGVWLAIWLIHPAPPKTITIATGPENSNFWNVAEKYKKILARDGVTVKIVASEGSLDNLRKLTDPDGDVDVAFVQGGIADSVNIESLVSLGSVAYSPVSVFYRNDKVVSRLSELTGKSIAIGLQGSGSRVLALTLLKASGIEPGGATKLIDMGGDEAADALGKGKIDAAFLMGESAAPATMGKLLRTNGIRLLDFSQASAYTRRFSYLNELTLPPGVFDFRRNLPDHTIRLIAPTAELIARDDLHPALSDLLIEAAREVHGKASVLQKAGEFPAPLAHEYPISDDAARYYKSGKSFFYRTLPFWLASLVDRTMVVLLPIILLLIPGIKLVPLLYGWRIRSRIYKWYGVLITLERGVTTHTKEEQEQMLRQLDEIETSVNRMKMPLAFADQFYVLREHIGFVRSRLESGT; encoded by the coding sequence ATGGAAAAAACTACCGCCCCCCACAAGCATTCCGTCAGCGCCATGAAGGCGCGCTTCGTCGCCATTTCGTGGCGCGACCTGGCCGTCAGTTTCGGCCCCATGGTCCTGCTGATCGTCGTCGGCGTCTGGCTGGCGATCTGGCTGATCCATCCGGCGCCGCCGAAGACCATCACCATCGCGACCGGGCCGGAAAACAGCAATTTCTGGAACGTCGCCGAGAAATACAAGAAAATCCTCGCGCGCGACGGCGTGACGGTGAAGATCGTGGCCTCGGAAGGTTCGCTCGACAACCTGCGCAAGCTGACCGATCCCGACGGTGACGTCGATGTCGCCTTCGTGCAGGGCGGCATCGCCGACAGCGTCAATATCGAGAGCCTGGTGTCGCTGGGCAGCGTGGCGTATTCGCCGGTATCGGTGTTCTACCGCAACGACAAGGTGGTGTCGCGCCTGTCCGAGCTGACCGGCAAGAGCATCGCCATCGGTCTGCAGGGCAGCGGCTCGCGGGTACTGGCGCTGACCTTGCTGAAGGCAAGCGGAATCGAGCCGGGCGGGGCGACCAAACTGATCGACATGGGCGGCGACGAGGCGGCGGACGCGCTCGGCAAGGGCAAGATCGATGCCGCCTTCCTCATGGGCGAGTCGGCGGCGCCGGCCACCATGGGCAAGCTGCTGCGCACCAACGGCATCCGCTTGCTGGACTTCTCGCAAGCGTCGGCTTATACGCGCCGCTTCAGTTATCTCAATGAACTGACCCTGCCGCCGGGCGTGTTCGACTTCCGCCGGAATCTTCCGGACCATACGATCCGCCTGATCGCACCGACCGCCGAGCTGATCGCGCGCGACGACCTGCATCCGGCCTTGTCGGACCTGCTGATCGAAGCGGCGCGCGAAGTGCACGGCAAGGCCAGCGTGCTGCAAAAGGCGGGCGAGTTCCCGGCGCCGCTGGCGCATGAATATCCGATCAGCGACGATGCCGCACGCTATTACAAGTCGGGCAAGAGCTTCTTCTACCGCACGCTGCCGTTCTGGCTGGCGAGTCTGGTGGACCGCACGATGGTGGTCCTGCTGCCGATCATCCTGCTGCTGATTCCTGGCATCAAGCTGGTGCCGCTGCTGTACGGCTGGCGCATCCGTTCGCGCATCTATAAATGGTATGGCGTCCTGATCACGCTGGAGCGCGGCGTCACCACGCATACCAAGGAAGAGCAGGAGCAGATGCTGAGGCAGCTCGATGAGATCGAAACCTCGGTCAATCGGATGAAGATGCCGCTGGCCTTCGCTGACCAGTTCTACGTGCTGCGCGAACACATCGGGTTTGTGCGCAGCCGGCTTGAGAGCGGTACTTGA
- a CDS encoding Fe(3+) ABC transporter substrate-binding protein: MFLRTFVAGVVLAATSAGVSAQEKVINLYSARHYQTDEALYGNFTKATGIKINRVDADDAGILARLKSEGAASPADVILLVDAARLWRGENDGLFQPVKSGVLEARIPANLRGKDDGHGSQWFGFSTRARVIVYNKQNVKPEDVDTYESLADPRNKGKLCTRSGAHPYNVSLFGALYEHVGEAKTEAILKGMVANMARSPVGGDTDQIKAVASGECGVAISNSYYVARLMKSTKPEDIAVVSKFGVVWPNQKTFGAHVNIAGAGVAKNAPHKADAVKFLEYLASDDAQRYFAEGNNEWPAVKSVKTGNAALDTLGPFKAEVIDVAATGRNQQKVLQMLDRVGYK, from the coding sequence ATGTTTTTACGTACTTTTGTTGCAGGTGTGGTGCTGGCGGCAACGTCGGCGGGCGTGTCTGCTCAGGAAAAGGTGATCAACCTTTATTCCGCGCGCCACTATCAGACCGACGAGGCCCTGTACGGTAATTTCACCAAGGCCACCGGCATCAAGATCAACCGTGTCGACGCCGATGACGCCGGTATCCTGGCTCGTCTCAAAAGCGAAGGCGCCGCAAGCCCGGCTGATGTGATCCTGCTGGTCGACGCTGCCCGCCTGTGGCGCGGCGAGAACGACGGCCTGTTCCAACCGGTGAAATCCGGCGTGCTGGAAGCGCGCATTCCCGCCAACCTGCGCGGCAAGGATGACGGCCATGGGTCGCAATGGTTCGGTTTCTCGACACGCGCCCGCGTGATCGTCTACAACAAGCAAAACGTGAAGCCGGAAGACGTCGATACCTATGAGTCGCTGGCCGATCCCCGGAACAAGGGCAAGCTGTGCACCCGTTCCGGCGCACATCCTTACAACGTCTCGCTGTTCGGTGCGCTGTATGAGCACGTCGGCGAAGCCAAAACCGAAGCCATTCTGAAGGGCATGGTCGCCAACATGGCGCGCTCGCCGGTGGGCGGCGATACCGACCAGATCAAGGCGGTCGCTTCGGGTGAATGCGGTGTGGCGATTTCCAATTCCTATTATGTTGCGCGGCTGATGAAGTCGACCAAGCCGGAAGACATCGCCGTGGTCAGTAAATTCGGCGTGGTCTGGCCGAATCAGAAGACCTTTGGCGCACACGTCAACATCGCCGGCGCCGGCGTGGCGAAGAATGCGCCGCACAAGGCCGACGCCGTCAAGTTCCTGGAATACCTGGCCAGCGATGATGCCCAGCGTTATTTTGCCGAAGGCAACAACGAGTGGCCGGCAGTCAAAAGCGTGAAGACCGGCAACGCCGCGCTCGACACGCTGGGGCCGTTCAAGGCGGAAGTGATCGACGTTGCCGCGACAGGTCGCAATCAGCAGAAGGTGTTGCAGATGCTCGATCGCGTCGGCTACAAATGA
- a CDS encoding ABC transporter ATP-binding protein — translation MFLQVDQVSISYPRAVAPAVQAVSFALRPGELGALIGPSGSGKTTLLRAIAGLEQAHAGRILLDGQLLDGPGVRIAAEQRRIGMVFQDFALFPHLDIEANIGFGLHGDHRDYGNYGNKQQRRRRVQDMLELVGLDGMQGKFPHQLSGGQQQRVALARALAPQPRLLLLDEPFSSLDVELRERLAEDVRRILKQAGITALMVTHDQMEAFAVGDVVGVMQKSRLEQWDQPYALYHRPATRFVADFIGHGMFVPGALVGAAGDMAMETPLGRLHDVSRIMETLQSSATHGAPFDVLLRSDDIVHDDLSPLKARIVRKSFRGADFLYTLQLDGGLELLSLVPSHHDHAIGESIGIRLDVNHVVAFPRAAG, via the coding sequence ATGTTTCTGCAAGTCGATCAGGTCAGCATCAGTTATCCACGCGCCGTTGCGCCGGCAGTGCAGGCGGTGTCGTTCGCGCTGCGGCCCGGCGAACTGGGCGCGCTGATCGGTCCTTCCGGCAGCGGCAAGACCACCTTGTTGCGCGCCATCGCCGGACTCGAACAAGCGCATGCCGGCAGGATTCTGCTCGATGGCCAGTTGCTGGACGGCCCCGGCGTACGCATCGCCGCCGAGCAACGCCGCATCGGCATGGTGTTCCAGGACTTTGCGCTGTTTCCCCATCTCGATATCGAAGCCAACATCGGCTTCGGCCTGCACGGCGATCATCGTGACTACGGCAACTATGGCAACAAACAGCAGCGTCGCCGGCGCGTGCAGGACATGCTGGAACTGGTGGGCCTCGACGGCATGCAGGGAAAATTCCCGCATCAGTTGTCCGGCGGCCAGCAGCAGCGCGTTGCACTGGCGCGCGCCCTGGCGCCGCAGCCGCGGCTGTTGCTGCTGGACGAGCCGTTCTCCAGCCTCGACGTCGAATTGCGCGAACGCCTCGCCGAAGACGTACGCCGCATCCTCAAGCAAGCCGGCATCACCGCGCTGATGGTGACGCACGACCAGATGGAAGCGTTCGCCGTCGGCGACGTGGTCGGCGTCATGCAGAAGAGCCGTCTCGAACAATGGGACCAGCCCTATGCGCTGTACCACCGCCCCGCTACGCGTTTCGTCGCCGACTTCATCGGCCATGGCATGTTCGTGCCCGGCGCGCTGGTGGGCGCGGCCGGCGACATGGCGATGGAAACGCCGCTGGGCCGCCTGCACGACGTTTCGCGCATCATGGAAACTCTGCAATCCAGCGCAACCCACGGCGCGCCGTTCGACGTACTGCTGCGCTCCGACGATATCGTGCACGACGACCTGTCGCCGTTAAAGGCGCGCATCGTGCGCAAGTCTTTCCGCGGCGCCGACTTCCTCTATACCCTGCAACTCGACGGCGGACTGGAATTGCTGTCGCTGGTGCCTTCGCATCACGACCACGCCATCGGCGAATCGATCGGCATCCGGCTTGATGTGAATCACGTGGTGGCGTTTCCGCGCGCGGCCGGTTGA